The genomic window AAATAGCGGCGGATGCGGCATCTTTAAGTACCGAAATATTTTCGATATCCGCAGGGTTGATGGCGTTCATATTTCCTTCTACCCCATCGATTAATATCAAGGGCGAAGAAGAAGAACCAGCACCAATAGTACCCGAACCCCTGATATTTACACTCAGGGTATTGTCCAAAGCACCCCCTCCGTTATTCTGTGAAAAATTAAGTCCCGGCACAACGCCTTGCAGTGCTTGAGCCACATTTTGTACAGGTCGTGACTCCAGCACTTTTGTATCCACACTGGAAACCGCACCGGTTACATTTACCTTTTTCTGTGTGCCGAAACCTACAACCACTACCTCGTCCAAGCCGAGCATTTCCTCGCTTAACGTTACATTAATTGTGCTGCGTCCGGCAACATCAATTATCTGGGTTGTATACCCGATAAAAGAAAAAGTTACCTGAGCCTCGGCACCGCTAACCGTGATGGCATACTCGCCATCGTAGTTGGTAATTACACCTGCAGTAGGATTGGCTGCTTCAAACACGTTAACACCCGGCAATGGTGCGCCGCTAGGGTCGGTTACTACACCGCTCACATTTAATTGCTGGGCGGTGGCCAGCAAACTACATAGTAAAAAGATACCCAGCAGTTGAATGCCGCGATACTTTTTTAGCCTCAGGCTGTCGAGGACAGATCCCGGGCGAATGGATTTTTTTTCCATAAAAGATTTGTTTTTCATGATTAATAAAACTACTTCACTTTCTGAACGGGCGGTTTATTGGGTTTGCCCGTTTAGGCTTTTATAATAAGTTGATTGGAACGGTTCTGATTGGCAGCTTGCCTATACCGAACCATTCCTCCGTTCTTCTTTACTTTACCGGACGAATACTGTACGAGTAGGAGTGATTGCCGGGCTTGATGCGGTATTGCTCAATGGGCTTTGACTTGTTGCTCCATGTATCGGCGCCGCCCACGCCCACCTGTATCAGGTCGATGTTAACGGTGAGATACGGGGCTTTTTCAAGCGCGTTGATATGCCTGGCATCTGTCAGGTTTTGCATGGTCCATGGCCATACGGAGGTGCTCAAAGGCTGCATACCTTTTATCAGAATCCCCTTGCCATTATTGGCAGTGAGTTGCAACCAGCGAACCCCGGTGCGGTTGCTGCTTTCCTGGGGCCTTACGTAATGAAATACGAAGTCGTCCACCTTACCGCTGTATACATCCACTTCGGCAGCAAAGGCGCGGTCGATATAATTTTCCCAGGGTCCCTTGCCGTAAAATTTCATATTTTGCAAATCGTCGTTCACCTCCATTTGCGAACCTATGCGCAGTGGCATAGACATATCTTCGCTCATCGCTACATCAAAGGTAACTTGCACCTGTGCCTTGTTATCTATTTTGTAGATGGTGTTAATTTGCAAATCCTCGGTATAGCTTTGTGTTACCTTAAGGTTTAAGTACGATGGGTTGGATTGATCCACCTCCAATTGAACCTCCGGGCTTAGCTTGGCAAAATCTTTCCAGAATGCAGCTGCCGTATGCGATTTCCAACCCCGAGTATCATTATCGGTTTGCGAACGCCAGAAATTGGCCATTGGTCCTTTTTCGATATAGGTGGTTCCCTGATAGGTATAATCCATCATTTGCCCTGTGGATTTGTCCCAGCTCATCTCAAAGTTCTTTCCTTTAACTTGAACCGTTGTTTCGTTTTCTGTATAGCTCAACCCTTTGGCTCCGGAAAAATCAACGGCTGCCTTTTCTTTTGCGCCGTGCAATAAAAATTGCTGCTTGGCCACTTCAAATCCGGCCTCGGAATACAGTGTGGCCTGCTTATGGTGCATACTGATGCGCAGCCAATATTCTTTTCCTTCTTTAATTTTCACTTTATTGAGCGGAAGGGTAATCGTTTGCGATTCGCCGGGCGCGATAATTAGATCGTCCAAACGTCCGTTGCGCAATTCTTTGCCTTCTTCGGCCACCGACCATCTAAAATAATAATCGCCCGTAGAAACAAAGTTCATTCGGCTTTTTACCTCAACGATACCTTTCTGCAGATCCACCCCTGTAAACACTATGGGCTGAAATACATATTTACACTCTTCCAATTGTGGTTTTACCGACCTGTCGGAATTAATGATGCCGTTGATGCAGAAATTACCCAGGTTGGGCACGTCGCCAAAGTCGCCGCCATATTTCCAGAACACGGTGCCATCTTCGTCCTCGGCACGGATGCCCTGATCTATCCAGTCCCAGATAAAACCGCCGGCCGCTTTAGGATGGTCATAAACAATGTCCCAATACTCCTTTAGGTTACCCAGGGAGTTGCCCATGGCATGTGCGTATTCGCACATCACAACAGGTCTTTTGATATAATCGTTGTTTAAAAGGGTAGTCAACTGCTCCAGAGAAGGGTACATGCGGCTGATCATATCCACGTAGAGCGGATCGGTGGGGTTGGCCATAGTCCTGTAATAATTAGTGCCCCACTTAGGTGAGTTTGTCGGGATGTAATCGGGGTGCATGGGTTGTCCCTGTGCTCCTTCGTAATGTACGAGGCGCGTGGGGTCATAGTCTTTTATCCAGCCTGCTGCCGATGCGTGGTTGGGGCCACAGCCCGATTCGTTGCCCAAGGACCAGGAAAAGATGGAGGCGTGGTTCTTGCTGCGCTCCACCATGCGTATCACCCTGTCCATAAAAGCGGGATTCCAGGTAATATCGTTGGACAGCTTACCGCCAATACCGTGTGTTTCAATGTTGGCCTCGTCCATCACGTACAAACCATACTCGTCACACAGCTCGTAAACGTAGGGATCATTGGGGTAATGGGCAGCACGCAGCGCATTGATATTAAACTGCTTCATCAGCTCAATATCTTTTTTCATTTCTTCGCGCGTCACGGTCTTGCCGCCGGTGTCGCTGTGGTCGTGACGGTTTACACCTATCAATTTTACGGGTTCTCCGTTAACGGTAAAAACACCTTCGGAGGTATGCGCATATTCTTTAAAACCAATTTTGGTACTGCGCACTTCTACCAGTTCATCTTTATCGTTCAATAATTTAAAAACGGTTTTATATAGGTAGGGATCCTCGGCACTCCATAAACGCGGATTGTTTACCTCAGCTTCCATCAAAGCAAAATAAACGTTGTCGCGGGGCGGATACCATTCATTGATGATATTTTTTACGGGGGCCCGCATGGCTTTTTCCAATACGCTATTGTTTGCGGCATCCAACAGTTCCACCTCCAAATGCCATCCGTCGTATGATACGCCCCGGGCAACTATCTCCGGACGGACCTGTAGCAATGCTTTGGTGTAATTATCTGTTAAAGGCGTGCGTACAAAAAAGTCGTTGATGTGCACCTTGGGCTGAGCCATCAAAAACACTTCGCGGTGGATACCGCTCATGCGCCAATGGTCCTGGTCTTCTAAGTAGCTGCCATCGGACCATCGTATCACCTGCACGGCCAGTTTGTTGTTGCCTTGCTTTAAATGTTTGCTCAGGTCAAATTCGCTGGGCAATCGGCTCCCCTGGCTATAACCCACATACTCGCCGTTAAGCCAGCAATAAAAAGCCGACGACACCCCACCAAAATGGATGATTACCTGTTGGTCAGTCCAATCGGCCGGTAGGGTAAACTCTTTTATATAGGAACCTACGGGGTTAGTGCGGTCGATAAAAGGTGCGTTGGGGGTAAAGGGATATACATCATTAGTATATATAGGCGTTCCATACCCTTGCATCTCCCAGCACGAAGGAACCTTTATATCGTCCCATCCCGAAGCATCAAATTCCGTTCTTACAAAATCGATACTGCGATTTTTGCTGTCAGGTGTAAAGTTAAATTTCCAATCGCCGTTTAAAAATTTCACTTCTGCTTGATCTCTGTCCATCTCAACGGCAGCATCAACTTCACGATAGGAAAAAGAAGTCGCTCTGGCCGGCATTTTATTTTCCTGAATCACATATTGGTTTTCCCAATGCGGATGTTCCCAATTGTTGCTTTGTGCAAACAAGTGGCTTACAAAAAGCAGCATACCGCCCGCTAAAAGTTTTCCTAAAAATTTTCCCTTGATTACCATACTATTATTTGAGTTATTACTGAATGAATATTGCACGCTTAATATTTGATAACAATTAAATACAAACTTATCCAATCCAAACCATCTGCATCAGGGGTGTTTTCATCTAAAAACCGTTAATTATTGTTCACAGGGCTCCGTGGGCATATCATTTAGAAAAGCAGGACAAAACAATCACACAAACACACATAGCCTTAGTAATAAGCTATTTACATGATTCGCATAAGTAAGTAGGCAAGCATTAATTTAAAGTGGGGAATGGAATTTAGATTAATCCCGTTGGGGTTAATATTTAAGATATGGGAATACTGCAAACAGCCACTACATATCATAATAATTTTTTAAAGATGATGCAAACACGGGTTTTCAGAATCGGTTGCGGCGCATCACAAATCCTATAAACTAAGGGTGATAAAAATGTGATGATATCACATAAATAGTTGAGTTGAGTGTCTGTTCCTTCTGCGGCAACTCCTCCAGAGTGAGGTACATATTGCTTTTTACCCCCAGTTTTGTGGGCTCCACTGGGGATTATGCACGGATTACTCCTCCGGAGTTAAGTGGTTTAAAACCCAGCAAACATGGAAGTTATCGTTTATTTTTGCTCTATATAGTTTAAAGTGGGTAATGGATATTAATTTCATTGGTATTCAAAGCCTGCCTGTTGCAGACAGGCCTGTGCGAAAGAAAGTGCTTCTTTATTCCTAAATTTTGTATTTTAGCCCAAATAATTGGTTTCGCGGAACGTTGTTTCACGTATTATTTCTACCTCCTTTTAAAAGGGGGTTCATCCCGCGAAGGCAGAACAATCCTTGAATTTTTCATAATATCTGAAAATTAATGGATAGTTCAGTTTAATAATCTAAAAATATCAGATGCTAAAACGAATGCTCTTTTTTCTGATTCTCGGACATGTTTTTTACCAAGCTCATGGTATGGACTATGAAATCAGTGCCCAATATATTACCATGCAGGATGGACTGAGCAATAATGAGGTGAACTGCATATTAAAGGACAACCAGGGTTTTATTTGGTTTGGTACCCCGGACGGGCTCAACCGCTACGATGGTTTTGATGTAAAGCAGTTTTATCCTCCGGGCGGATCCCTTAGGGTAAATGCACTATACCAGTGCAGTAAAGGTTATATTTGGATTGGAAGCAACGAAGGTTTGCATGTATTCAATCCGCTTGACGAATCCTTTTTATTACACTATAAGCCGGTCCTAGAAGATCAAGTTACCGAAGCTGAGTTTCCTATTACCGGCATCGCGGGCAATTTGGATGAGGGGCTACTGCTGACCACCCCTTGGGGATTGGCACAGCTCAATTTTACCAACAAGCGCCTGGATGCCAACCATGTTGTATTTAATTGGAAAGACCAAAGTAGCTTTGTGAATGCGGATATGGCAGCCACCTGCATAGTGAAACAGAGTGACGGAATATATTGGATTGGTACCAACACCAACAAAGTAATACGCTATAATCATGCTTCCCATAAAAGCAAGGTGTTTATCCTTAGCAAAACTAACCCGGAAGCTCCTATCTCTATCGTTACCGACATTACTTTTAGTGCCAACGGCGTTATTTTATCTACCATAGGCCATGGCATATACCTATTGAATCCTGAAACAGGGGAAGAGGATTCTTTTTCGCATAACAACCAGGGCGGTTCCTACCTGAGCCATAACGATGTTTATGGTGTGGTGAAAGATAGCCATGGCGATTACTGGGCCGCTACATGGGACGGGCTGGATCGCATGAAACGGATGAATGGAACAGATGTATATGAACATTACAACTGGGATCATCCCGATTTTTCCGACAAGCTCGAAAATCGCATGATATCCTTGCTCTACGACCCATCAGGGGTACTATGGGTGGGCACCCATGGTGGTGGGGTCGTAAAAATTAATTTAAAAAAGAAATTTTACAAACGGGTTAAGTTTAATAGTTTGTATGAGGTAAAGGATTTTGTAGAAGACATGGACCATAAGCTGTACATAGCTATTTATCATGGAGGAATTAAGAAGACCAATACCCCTTTTACTCCTTATATGGAAATGGAATTGGAACAGTTTTCTACCGGACAAAAGAATATAAAGCGACAAATCCCCACGGACATTGTGCTATCGTCGGTATCTGACGAACAAGGTAACATTTTGTTTGGCACCCTTCAATCCTCACTACTTCACTACGATCCAGCAAAAGACCACATGGACGAGATAAAAATTGTGCCGCAGAATTACCCGGACTGGAACGGCCGGATAAACACAATGCATATCGACTCGAAAAAACGTTTTTGGCTGGGTACCGATAACGGACTAATACTTTATCAACATGATAGAAACATATTTTACCTGTCACTTTCAGGGGATCAGGTAGGAGGGCAATTATCGGGAAATAACATACGGGCTATTTTGGAGGATAAAAAAGGAAATATATGGCTGGGTACAGATGACGGATTAAACAAACTTAGCTATCAGCAGGACAGCATTTTTAAATTTAAAGCATTTAACGATCAACAAGCCTCGCCATTGGTTTTGAGCAATAAGGAGGTTTGGGCCTTGAGCGAGATGCCGGATGGTAAAATATGGATTGGATACAGAGGGGGATTGGGCTATTACGATCCTGAGCAAGGTGCAATCCGCTATTTGACCCGACAAAACGGTCTGGCCCATAATTTTGTTACCTGCATACTCCCTTACGATGAGCAACATTTATGGATAGGGACCAATTCGGGCATTTCAAAGCTTAATACCGGGAGCCTAAAGTTTGAGAATTACTATTTGGCCAATAACATTAGGGCAGTACACAAATTCAAAAACGGTTATTTGATGTGGGGCAACAACAAGGGCCTGCTCTACTTTCATCCGGACAGTATCCAAAAGCATAACTTTGCGCCACCCACCCGTATTACCGGTATCAGCATAAAAAACCGCCGTTTACAGCCCGGTGAAAAGGTAGGCGGTAAAACACTTTTAACTCATGCTGCCCCATTCACCTCCTCCATTCACCTATATCATCCTACAAACAGCCTGGCCATTGATTATGTTGGCTTATCCTATCTAAACCAACGGAGCAATAAATACCAATATCGCCTGGTAAACTACAGCAACAACTGGACACAAGTAAATGGAAGTCAACGTTCTGTTTCGTACAACAATCTGCCAGCGGGAGAATATATTTTTGAAGTACGCGCCGCTAACAGCGACGAAGTATGGGAGGAAAATCCTACCACCCTTCGCATTATTGTTCATCCGCCCTGGCATGCTACATTGTGGGGTCGTTTGCTTATTTTGTTTATCATAGCCGCACTATTCTTCACTATAATACGTTTGCGGATGCGCCAAATTTACCGTGAGCAAAAGTTAAAGGCCGAGGGTAGGAAGTTGGAATACAAACTCAGTATTGCCAATATTGAACGGGAAAAAGAGCATGAATTGGCCGAAATGAAAACACGCTTTTTTACCAATGTTTCGCACGAGCTTCGAACACCACTCACTTTGATTATAGCACCCTTGAAAGAAGTACTGGCTCAGGAAGATTTATCGTTGCCTATTGCCGATAAACTAAAAACCGTTCAGGAAAATGCCAATCAACTTTATGCCCTGATTACGCAATTACTTGATTTTAGGAAAACCGAAACAGGAAGTATGCCTTTTAACCCCGTAACCGAAAATGTTATACCTTTTGTTAAAAAACTTATTAAATCATTTGCTCCATACGCCCACTCCAAAGGTGTTAGCCTGAAAGTACATAAGCAAGGTTCAGATATTCTGCTCCAATTCGACAAGGAAAAGTTACATTCCATACTTTCTAATCTCCTTTCAAATGCACTTAAATACTCACAGAAGGGGCAAAATATTATAACAGAAATCAACAGCACCAAAACACATTGTTTAATAAGCATTAAAGATAGTGGGCCGGGGATGGACAAAGCCGAGCAGGAACAAGTTTTCAATCGTTTTTATCAAACCAAAAAATCGGTACAACCCGGCACAGGCATAGGTCTTTCGCTGGTGCGCGAATTTGTACTGATGCACAAGGGTACTATTACCGTGGAGAGCAAACCGGGTGCAGGCGCCAAATTTACGGTTGCCTTACCCATGATGAAACAACAACAGGCCATGAGCGATACAGAAAACGGTGAAAAAATCAAAGAGGAAGAAACACTATTAACTGCCCATTCCAACCTTGACTTTGTACAAAGCTCCACTCCCGACATTCCTAAACCTATTATAACCAACAATAACTTAGCCCCTATCTTAATTGTAGAAGACCATGATCAGCTACGCTCATATTTAACATCGCTTTTAAGCGAGCGCTTTACGATTCATCAGGCCGGCAATGGTGAGGAGGCTTTAAAAATAATGAAGAAAGTATCGCCCGTTCTGGTTTTATCTGACGTTATGATGCCCATAATGGACGGCATACAGCTTTGCGAGGCCATTAAAACCCATGAGTCGTATTGTCACATACCGGTTATTTTGCTCACAGCAAAAAGCAACGAAAAAGACATACTGGC from Saccharicrinis carchari includes these protein-coding regions:
- a CDS encoding glycoside hydrolase family 2 TIM barrel-domain containing protein, which translates into the protein MLLFVSHLFAQSNNWEHPHWENQYVIQENKMPARATSFSYREVDAAVEMDRDQAEVKFLNGDWKFNFTPDSKNRSIDFVRTEFDASGWDDIKVPSCWEMQGYGTPIYTNDVYPFTPNAPFIDRTNPVGSYIKEFTLPADWTDQQVIIHFGGVSSAFYCWLNGEYVGYSQGSRLPSEFDLSKHLKQGNNKLAVQVIRWSDGSYLEDQDHWRMSGIHREVFLMAQPKVHINDFFVRTPLTDNYTKALLQVRPEIVARGVSYDGWHLEVELLDAANNSVLEKAMRAPVKNIINEWYPPRDNVYFALMEAEVNNPRLWSAEDPYLYKTVFKLLNDKDELVEVRSTKIGFKEYAHTSEGVFTVNGEPVKLIGVNRHDHSDTGGKTVTREEMKKDIELMKQFNINALRAAHYPNDPYVYELCDEYGLYVMDEANIETHGIGGKLSNDITWNPAFMDRVIRMVERSKNHASIFSWSLGNESGCGPNHASAAGWIKDYDPTRLVHYEGAQGQPMHPDYIPTNSPKWGTNYYRTMANPTDPLYVDMISRMYPSLEQLTTLLNNDYIKRPVVMCEYAHAMGNSLGNLKEYWDIVYDHPKAAGGFIWDWIDQGIRAEDEDGTVFWKYGGDFGDVPNLGNFCINGIINSDRSVKPQLEECKYVFQPIVFTGVDLQKGIVEVKSRMNFVSTGDYYFRWSVAEEGKELRNGRLDDLIIAPGESQTITLPLNKVKIKEGKEYWLRISMHHKQATLYSEAGFEVAKQQFLLHGAKEKAAVDFSGAKGLSYTENETTVQVKGKNFEMSWDKSTGQMMDYTYQGTTYIEKGPMANFWRSQTDNDTRGWKSHTAAAFWKDFAKLSPEVQLEVDQSNPSYLNLKVTQSYTEDLQINTIYKIDNKAQVQVTFDVAMSEDMSMPLRIGSQMEVNDDLQNMKFYGKGPWENYIDRAFAAEVDVYSGKVDDFVFHYVRPQESSNRTGVRWLQLTANNGKGILIKGMQPLSTSVWPWTMQNLTDARHINALEKAPYLTVNIDLIQVGVGGADTWSNKSKPIEQYRIKPGNHSYSYSIRPVK
- a CDS encoding hybrid sensor histidine kinase/response regulator transcription factor, which encodes MLKRMLFFLILGHVFYQAHGMDYEISAQYITMQDGLSNNEVNCILKDNQGFIWFGTPDGLNRYDGFDVKQFYPPGGSLRVNALYQCSKGYIWIGSNEGLHVFNPLDESFLLHYKPVLEDQVTEAEFPITGIAGNLDEGLLLTTPWGLAQLNFTNKRLDANHVVFNWKDQSSFVNADMAATCIVKQSDGIYWIGTNTNKVIRYNHASHKSKVFILSKTNPEAPISIVTDITFSANGVILSTIGHGIYLLNPETGEEDSFSHNNQGGSYLSHNDVYGVVKDSHGDYWAATWDGLDRMKRMNGTDVYEHYNWDHPDFSDKLENRMISLLYDPSGVLWVGTHGGGVVKINLKKKFYKRVKFNSLYEVKDFVEDMDHKLYIAIYHGGIKKTNTPFTPYMEMELEQFSTGQKNIKRQIPTDIVLSSVSDEQGNILFGTLQSSLLHYDPAKDHMDEIKIVPQNYPDWNGRINTMHIDSKKRFWLGTDNGLILYQHDRNIFYLSLSGDQVGGQLSGNNIRAILEDKKGNIWLGTDDGLNKLSYQQDSIFKFKAFNDQQASPLVLSNKEVWALSEMPDGKIWIGYRGGLGYYDPEQGAIRYLTRQNGLAHNFVTCILPYDEQHLWIGTNSGISKLNTGSLKFENYYLANNIRAVHKFKNGYLMWGNNKGLLYFHPDSIQKHNFAPPTRITGISIKNRRLQPGEKVGGKTLLTHAAPFTSSIHLYHPTNSLAIDYVGLSYLNQRSNKYQYRLVNYSNNWTQVNGSQRSVSYNNLPAGEYIFEVRAANSDEVWEENPTTLRIIVHPPWHATLWGRLLILFIIAALFFTIIRLRMRQIYREQKLKAEGRKLEYKLSIANIEREKEHELAEMKTRFFTNVSHELRTPLTLIIAPLKEVLAQEDLSLPIADKLKTVQENANQLYALITQLLDFRKTETGSMPFNPVTENVIPFVKKLIKSFAPYAHSKGVSLKVHKQGSDILLQFDKEKLHSILSNLLSNALKYSQKGQNIITEINSTKTHCLISIKDSGPGMDKAEQEQVFNRFYQTKKSVQPGTGIGLSLVREFVLMHKGTITVESKPGAGAKFTVALPMMKQQQAMSDTENGEKIKEEETLLTAHSNLDFVQSSTPDIPKPIITNNNLAPILIVEDHDQLRSYLTSLLSERFTIHQAGNGEEALKIMKKVSPVLVLSDVMMPIMDGIQLCEAIKTHESYCHIPVILLTAKSNEKDILAGLETGADEYINKPFSPDILKIKIENLISTREQIKSYYGHKITLAPSNIVIDNKDEMFIRTAIQLVEDNLNNPQFNAAMLAENLNMSQPTLYRRIKTFTGDNISVFMRSIRLKRAAQLLASGQYAINEVSEKIGFNDVAYFRKCFHKQFGVTPSKYKVEDH